One Diospyros lotus cultivar Yz01 chromosome 1, ASM1463336v1, whole genome shotgun sequence genomic window carries:
- the LOC127798021 gene encoding zinc finger protein ZAT8-like: MMKRSREDGDHQVEALAMANCLMLLSRVGKSAALPASRVFTCKTCNREFSSFQALGGHRASHKKPSRLICGDHLHVQTPSSPPKPKTHECSICGLNFTIGQALGGHMRRHRAPAVSDSSTVTSSQSAAEIFDKTTISCSSNKKRVLSLDLNLTPYENDLNLVKAAPWLQIA, from the coding sequence ATGATGAAGAGAAGCAGAGAAGACGGAGATCATCAGGTGGAGGCGCTGGCCATGGCCAACTGCCTCATGCTGCTGTCTAGGGTCGGCAAGTCCGCAGCGCTACCGGCCAGCCGGGTTTTCACCTGCAAGACATGTAACCGGGAGTTCTCGTCGTTCCAAGCTCTGGGAGGCCACAGAGCCAGCCATAAGAAGCCCAGCCGGCTGATATGCGGCGACCACCTCCACGTCCAAACGCCCAGCTCGCCGCCTAAGCCCAAGACCCACGAGTGCTCCATCTGCGGCCTAAACTTCACCATCGGCCAGGCCCTCGGTGGGCACATGAGGCGCCACCGCGCCCCCGCCGTCAGCGACAGCAGCACTGTCACCAGCAGCCAGTCGGCGGCGGAGATATTCGATAAGACTACGATTAGCTGCAGCAGCAACAAGAAGAGAGTTCTGTCTCTGGACCTGAACTTGACGCCCTACGAGAATGATCTCAACTTGGTCAAGGCCGCCCCGTGGCTGCAGATCGCTTAA
- the LOC127790916 gene encoding methyl-CpG-binding domain-containing protein 7-like, whose translation MEEDDGNISLSMLLPLRMLIRPGHRGGVSSSSSGHRRHAVVAPSTTTAAPITAPCFQLPRDWEVEKVLRSDASKIDTYYYEPGTGQKFRSLKAVERYLTGMEYTSSCKALKLSDHVKSSHRRKMIVSGGMLLRLDKEESDRCQSAVVAPSISTATSPFNLPDGWIVEEVPRCCSGQTDRYYYEPGTERQFRSLSSVQKHLAETGEDVPLSQMFKLGSRVKNSGSRHKISREEVKTSTSESPKPPVKINWVLADPGGFAWNPFMGESMVPEPVKLQWANKFMQSMSDKFC comes from the exons ATGGAGGAGGACGACGGCAATATCTCACTCTCTATGCTGCTCCCTCTGCGAATGTTAATTAGGCCCGGCCACCGCGGCGgcgtctcctcctcctcctccggcCACCGTCGGCATGCGGTTGTGGCACCCTCCACCACCACCGCCGCCCCCATCACTGCCCCATGTTTCCAGCTTCCACGAGATTGGGAAGTCGAGAAAGTTCTCCGCTCCGACGCCAGCAAAATCGACACG TATTACTATGAGCCGGGAACTGGACAGAAGTTCCGATCTCTGAAAGCTGTTGAGAGGTACCTAACGGGAATGGAGTATACATCTTCATGCAAAGCACTGAAGTTAAGTGATCATGTTAAG AGTTCTCATCGAAGAAAAATGATTGTTTCAGGTGGAATG TTGTTGAGGCTGGATAAGGAGGAATCGGATCGATGCCAATCAGCAGTTGTGGCCCCCTCCATTTCCACAGCTACGTCGCCGTTCAATCTCCCTGATGGTTGGATTGTGGAAGAGGTACCCCGCTGTTGCAGTGGTCAGACTGACAGG TATTATTATGAACCAGGTACTGAGCGGCAGTTCCGATCCCTGAGTTCTGTTCAGAAACACCTGGCAGAGACGGGAGAAGATGTTCCTCTGTCCCAGATGTTCAAATTGGGCAGTCGTGTTAAG AATTCTGGTTCAAGACACAAAATTTCCAGAGAGGAGGTGAAGACTTCAACATCTGAATCTCCCAAGCCGCCAGTTAAAATCAATTGGGTTCTTGCTGACCCTGGAGGGTTTGCATGGAATCCTTTCATGGGTGAATCAATGGTTCCAGAACCTGTTAAACTACAATGGGCCAATAAGTTCATGCAATCAATGAGTGACAAATTTTGCTGA
- the LOC127796189 gene encoding transcription factor MYB48-like isoform X2, whose amino-acid sequence MEKEAIRKGPWTEQEDVQLVFYVNLFGDRRWDFIAKVSGLKRTGKSCRLRWVNYLQPGLKRGKMTPHEERLVLELHKKWGNRWSRIARKLPGRTDNEIKNYWRTHMRKKAQEKKRATSPPSLVSHYSSSSASSISNGSADGLPSLEAKAKLGQGFHRLAPFSSVPSNNIVPPVDLMPLMETKERGFYDTGGVEALAPRGKEEDNEEEEGSKMVYSIPVDDIWKDVALCEVEKIRASSMDDEGCSINFTNCQAMASPIWNSCPPDLLGMWMMEGDPEIEMFPTCLTTDQFFASSPFLTR is encoded by the exons ATGGAGAAGGAGGCGATTCGAAAGGGGCCATGGACCGAGCAGGAAGATGTTCAGCTGGTTTTCTATGTGAACTTGTTTGGCGACCGGAGATGGGACTTCATAGCCAAAGTTTCAG GGTTGAAGAGGACCGGGAAGAGTTGCAGGCTGCGATGGGTGAATTACCTGCAGCCCGGCCTGAAGCGCGGCAAGATGACTCCCCATGAGGAGAGGCTCGTGCTCGAACTTCACAAGAAGTGGGGAAACAG ATGGTCAAGAATTGCGCGAAAGCTACCGGGGAGAACAGACAATGAGATCAAGAACTACTGGAGGACTCATATGAGGAAGAAGGCGCAGGAGAAGAAGCGAGCCACGTCTCCACCTTCCCTGGTTTCtcactattcttcttcttcggctTCAAGCATAAGCAATGGTTCGGCCGACGGTTTGCCaagcttggaggccaaggcCAAGCTGGGGCAAGGCTTCCACCGTTTGGCTCCATTTTCATCAGTACCTTCCAACAATATTGTTCCTCCAGTGGATTTGATGCCTCTCATGGAGACCAAGGAACGCGGGTTTTACGATACCGGTGGAGTCGAGGCTTTGGCTCCGAGGGGAAAGGAGGAGGataatgaagaagaggaaggaagcaAGATGGTTTACTCCATCCCCGTGGATGATATATGGAAAGATGTTGCCCTTTGCGAAGTTGAGAAAATAAGAGCATCCTCCATGGATGATGAAGGTTGCAGCATTAATTTCACGAATTGCCAAGCAATGGCTTCTCCAATCTGGAACTCTTGTCCTCCTGACTTGCTGGGGATGTGGATGATGGAAGGAGATCCGGAGATTGAGATGTTCCCGACCTGCTTAACAACCGATCAATTCTTTGCCAGTTCCCCATTTTTAACCCGCTAA
- the LOC127796189 gene encoding transcription factor MYB48-like isoform X1, with translation MDRAGRCSAGFLCELVWRPEMGLHSQSFRFEGGGRHVNGLKRTGKSCRLRWVNYLQPGLKRGKMTPHEERLVLELHKKWGNRWSRIARKLPGRTDNEIKNYWRTHMRKKAQEKKRATSPPSLVSHYSSSSASSISNGSADGLPSLEAKAKLGQGFHRLAPFSSVPSNNIVPPVDLMPLMETKERGFYDTGGVEALAPRGKEEDNEEEEGSKMVYSIPVDDIWKDVALCEVEKIRASSMDDEGCSINFTNCQAMASPIWNSCPPDLLGMWMMEGDPEIEMFPTCLTTDQFFASSPFLTR, from the exons ATGGACCGAGCAGGAAGATGTTCAGCTGGTTTTCTATGTGAACTTGTTTGGCGACCGGAGATGGGACTTCATAGCCAAAGTTTCAGGTTTGAAGGTGGAGGGAGACACGTAAACG GGTTGAAGAGGACCGGGAAGAGTTGCAGGCTGCGATGGGTGAATTACCTGCAGCCCGGCCTGAAGCGCGGCAAGATGACTCCCCATGAGGAGAGGCTCGTGCTCGAACTTCACAAGAAGTGGGGAAACAG ATGGTCAAGAATTGCGCGAAAGCTACCGGGGAGAACAGACAATGAGATCAAGAACTACTGGAGGACTCATATGAGGAAGAAGGCGCAGGAGAAGAAGCGAGCCACGTCTCCACCTTCCCTGGTTTCtcactattcttcttcttcggctTCAAGCATAAGCAATGGTTCGGCCGACGGTTTGCCaagcttggaggccaaggcCAAGCTGGGGCAAGGCTTCCACCGTTTGGCTCCATTTTCATCAGTACCTTCCAACAATATTGTTCCTCCAGTGGATTTGATGCCTCTCATGGAGACCAAGGAACGCGGGTTTTACGATACCGGTGGAGTCGAGGCTTTGGCTCCGAGGGGAAAGGAGGAGGataatgaagaagaggaaggaagcaAGATGGTTTACTCCATCCCCGTGGATGATATATGGAAAGATGTTGCCCTTTGCGAAGTTGAGAAAATAAGAGCATCCTCCATGGATGATGAAGGTTGCAGCATTAATTTCACGAATTGCCAAGCAATGGCTTCTCCAATCTGGAACTCTTGTCCTCCTGACTTGCTGGGGATGTGGATGATGGAAGGAGATCCGGAGATTGAGATGTTCCCGACCTGCTTAACAACCGATCAATTCTTTGCCAGTTCCCCATTTTTAACCCGCTAA
- the LOC127795827 gene encoding aquaporin TIP1-2, with amino-acid sequence MPISRIAVGDAAEASHPDALKAALAEFISMLIFVFAGEGSGMAFNKLTDNGSTTPAGLVAAAIAHAFALFVAVAVGANISGGHVNPAVTFGAFLGGNITLLRSILYWIAQCLGSVVACLLLKFATGGLETSAFSLSSGVGVWNALVFEIVMTFGLVYTVYATAIDPKKGDLGIIAPIAIGFIVGANILAGGAFDGASMNPAVSFGPAVVSWSWDNHWVYWLGPFIGSAIAAVVYDVFFITPSTHEQLPTTDY; translated from the exons ATGCCGATTTCGAGAATCGCCGTCGGAGATGCCGCCGAGGCCAGCCACCCGGATGCTCTCAAGGCGGCCCTCGCCGAGTTCATCTCCATGCTCATCTTTGTCTTCGCCGGTGAAGGCTCCGGCATGGCCTTCA ACAAGCTAACAGACAATGGCTCAACCACTCCGGCGGGGCTGGTGGCGGCTGCCATAGCCCATGCCTTCGCACTCTTTGTGGCGGTTGCAGTGGGCGCTAACATCTCCGGCGGCCATGTCAATCCTGCCGTCACATTCGGCGCCTTCCTTGGCGGTAACATAACATTGCTCAGGAGCATTTTGTATTGGATTGCCCAGTGCCTTGGCTCCGTAGTGGCTTGCTTGCTGCTCAAGTTTGCCACTGGTGGACTG GAAACCTCGGCATTCTCCCTGTCATCCGGGGTGGGGGTGTGGAATGCGCTTGTGTTCGAAATAGTGATGACATTTGGGCTGGTTTACACAGTCTACGCCACCGCCATCGACCCCAAAAAGGGCGACCTCGGGATCATTGCGCCGATCGCCATTGGCTTCATAGTGGGGGCCAACATCTTGGCCGGCGGCGCCTTCGATGGTGCATCCATGAACCCAGCGGTGTCCTTCGGACCGGCAGTGGTGAGCTGGTCCTGGGACAACCACTGGGTGTACTGGCTGGGCCCGTTCATCGGCTCGGCCATCGCCGCCGTAGTCTACGACGTCTTCTTCATCACTCCCTCCACTCACGAGCAGCTCCCCACCACGGATtattag